The following proteins come from a genomic window of Lolium rigidum isolate FL_2022 chromosome 5, APGP_CSIRO_Lrig_0.1, whole genome shotgun sequence:
- the LOC124652073 gene encoding uridine/cytidine kinase UKL1, chloroplastic-like, with product MPDKAVDDAMESAVGAHFSGLRLEALRLPTPTSPSSPSSSSAPAPAGALPNGAAAHANGAAELVSPSALRQPFVIGVSGGTASGKTTVCDMIIQQLHDHRVVLINQDSFYRGLTAEESACAQDYNFDHPDAFDTEQLLECMGQLKRALPVNVPIYDFTNHRRCSERFRKVNASDVIILEGILVFHDQRVRNLMDMKIFVDTDADIRLARRIRRDNFERGRNVNSVLEQYGRFVKPAFDDFVLPSKKYADVIIPRGGDNHVAVDLIVQHIRTKLGMHDLCKIFPNVYVVQSTFQIRGMHTLIRDREVTTPDFVFYSDRLIRLVVEHGLGHLPFTEKQIVTPTGSAYMGVDFCKKLCGVSIVRSGESMENALRACCKGIKIGKILIHRVGDNGQQLVYHKLPMDIAERHVLLLDPVLGTGNSASQAIDLLVRKGVPEERIIFLNLISAPEGIHCVCKRFPRLKVVTSEIDSGLSEEFRVIPGLGEYGDRYFGTDN from the exons aTGCCGGACAAGGCGGTGGACGACGCGATGGAGTCGGCGGTGGGGGCCCACTTCAGCGGGCTCCGCCTCGAGGCGCTGCGCCTCCCCACCCCCACGTCCCCCtcgtccccttcctcctcctccgcgcccgCCCCCGCCGGGGCCCTCCCCAACGGGGCCGCCGCCCACGCCAACGGCGCCGCCGAGCTCGTCTCCCCCTCCGCGCTCAGGCAGCCCTTCGTCATCG GGGTTTCGGGCGGGACGGCGTCGGGGAAGACCACTGTGTGCGACATGATCATCCAGCAGCTGCACGACCACCGCGTCGTGCTCATCAACCAG GATTCTTTCTACCGCGGCTTAACTGCTGAAGAATCTGCATGTGCTCAAGACTACAATTTCGATCATCCTG ATGCGTTCGATACGGAACAACTTCTTGAATGCATGGGGCAACTGAAACGTGCATTGCCTGTAAATGTTCCTATATATGACTTTACGAATCACCGAAGGTGCTCCGAAAGGTTCAGAAAG GTCAATGCATCAGATGTCATAATTTTGGAGGGCATTTTAGTCTTCCATGATCAAAGGGTTCGTAATCTTATGGACATGAAAATATTTGTGGACACAG ATGCAGATATTAGGCTTGCACGACGAATAAGGCGTGACAATTTTGAAAGAGGCAGAAATGTTAACTCTGTGCTTGAACAG TATGGTAGGTTTGTGAAGCCAGCATTTGATGATTTTGTTCTGCCTTCAAAGAAATATGCTGATGTGATCATACCACGAGGCGGTGATAACCATGTTGCAGTTGACCTGATCGTTCAACATATTCGTACAAAGCTTGGTATGCATGACTTGTGCAAGATCTTCCCGAATGTCTATGTAGTGCAATCAACTTTCCAG ATCCGAGGAATGCATACATTGATTCGTGACAGGGAAGTCACCACACCTGACTTTGTTTTTTATTCAGACCGGTTAATACGTTTG GTAGTTGAGCATGGTCTGGGGCATTTGCCATTTACAGAAAAGCAGATTGTTACTCCAACAG GATCTGCTTATATGGGAGTTGATTTCTGCAAAAAGCTCTGTGGAGTGTCTATTGTCCGAAG TGGTGAAAGTATGGAGAATGCACTGCGTGCTTGCTGTAAAGGAATAAAAATTGGCAAGATTCTGATACACCGTGTTGGAGATAACGGGCAGCAG CTCGTATACCACAAACTGCCAATGGATATAGCTGAACGACATGTTCTGCTTTTGGATCCGGTGCTTGGCACAG GGAACTCAGCAAGCCAAGCTATAGATCTTCTTGTAAGGAAAGGTGTTCCTGAGGAGAGGATCATATTCCTCAATCTTATCTCG GCTCCTGAAGGGATTCATTGTGTGTGCAAGCGATTTCCGAGGTTGAAGGTTGTAACATCAGAGATAGATTCTGGGTTGAGCGAGGAATTTAGGGTCATCCCAGGTTTGGGAGAGTATGGCGACCGCTACTTCGGCACAGACAACTGA